The sequence ACACAGCCAAGTAAAAAAGAATAAATAAACAATCTAAATTTATAATAAATTTACAATTAGAGTGATCGCATATGTTGTTTTTTATTTCTTTCCTCCTCGGTCTTTTTCTTGGCTCATTTTATAATGTTGTCGGGCTAAGGGTGCCGAAAGGGGAGTCGATTGTTGCGCCGCGTTCGCATTGTCCGCATTGTAAGCGAACGTTAACGGCGTTTGAATTAATTCCGGTCGTGTCGTATGTGTTACAAAAAGGGAAATGTCGCGCATGTTCGGCGCGCATTTCCTTTTTTTACCCATTCGTTGAGCTGTCCACAGCGATATTGTTTACGCTTGCCCCACTTTTTGTCGGTTGGTCAGCAGAAATCGTCGTTAGTTGGACGCTCATTTCTTTATTCGTTATTATTTTCGTTTCAGATGTGCATTATATGGTCATTCCAAATCGTATTTTGTTGTTTTTTGCCCCACTTCTTCTCATTGAGCGTATAACGCTCGCCCCATTGACACCGTGGTGGGATAGTTTGCTCGGTAGTTTTGTTGGATTTATGATGTTGTTTCTTATTGCCCTTGTGAGTAAAGGTGGAATGGGCGGTGGAGATATTAAACTATTTGCAGTGATCGGTTTGGCGCTTGGGGTAAAATTAACGGTTTTAGCATTCTTTTTATCGACGTTCGTTGGAACGATGTTTGGTCTGATTGGCATGGCAATAGGGCATGTGAAGCGTGGCGAACCGATGCCGTTTGGACCAGCCATTGTCGTTGGTACACTTGTCGCTTATTTTTTTGGTGAAACGATCATCGATGCGTATGTTAAGGTTATGATGTAAGGAGAACAAACTATGCGGTTTTTTTCGATGAAAAATAAAGTAGGCAATATCGTTATAAAAGATCATGTTATTCGCTACGTTGAACTGAAACAAAAGCAACCGCTCGTCTTGCATACGTGCGAGGAATGGCCGCTTCCAGAAGGGATTGTGTGCGACGGAAAAATTGTTAATGAAGAACAGCTTACTGAAGTGTTAGAACAATGCGTGGACGAATGGAAAATAAAACATCGCCGCGTTCGTTTTCTCGTTCCTGATCCGCTCGTCGTCATTCGAAAAATATCGTTGCCAAAAAACGTGGACGTCGAAGATATACGCAGTTATTTATTTATGGAAATTGGCGCGACCATTCCACTTCCGTTTGAAGATGCGGTATTTGATTATGCGGTGCTTGAAAAAACGAAAGAAGCGCTCCACGTTTTATTATTTGCAGCTCCAGAAGCAAACGTGATGCAATATGCAGAACTGTTTGAAGCGGTGAAATTAAAACCGATTGTGGCCGATATTTCTCCGCTTAGTTTATATCGCTTATTTTACAAGTTCGATTTAGCGAACGACGTCGATCACTTTTTATTCGTTCAATTTGATTTATCATCGTTAAACGTCAGTGTCTTTCATCAGCACCGTCCGATGTTTACACGACAGCTTGCCTTTGATTCACAATGGATATATTGGGAAAAAACGAATGAAGGATGGAAATGGTTAAAAGAAGGTGAGCCGGAGTGGCAGCTTGAAGACGTATATAAAGAGCTCGAGCGTGTCATGAACTTTTATCGTTTTTCATTGCAAAAGGGCGAAGCGCAAATTACGCGCATCGTTATAACCGGCGATCATCCACTCATTCATACGTTTTCCCATTTGTTACAAGAGCGGCTTGATGTTGTTGTAGAAATGTTAACGTTGCCGCTTGCGATTGACCCTGCTTACTATTTGCCAATTGGACTCGGATTAAAAGAGGGTAATGGACATGTTAGTAGAAATTAATTTACTGCCGAAACGAGAACGGAAATCGCAACTCATCCCGCTTTTATCAATTGTGGTGGCTATGTTATTGATCGTTGGTGCGACAACGTTTTATTTTATCGTTCAGCGTATGGAACAGCAAATATCGCAATTAAAAACGGAGCTCGATCAAACGAAAGCGCTACGCATCGCCGAAGAAGAAAAACAAAAAACAAAAACGAACGCATCCGTTGGCGCACAGTTGCAAGAAGCGATTCGATGGGCGGAACAATATCCTGTTCATACGGTCGCGCTTTTACATGAATTGATTGAGCGATTGCCAGAGCGCGGCTTTTTAATGAGCATTTCGTACGCCCGTGATGGTGCCATTCAACTAACGGCCCAATTTGATACAACACGTGAAAGCGCTGCTTATTTACAAGCGTTAAAAGACGCCTCGTTTATCGCTGACGTAAAACTAACGAGTTTAACAGCGGTAGAAGGGAAGGCGGAAGAAGAAGGAACAATGCCGCGATACATCGGACAATTTTCGCTTCAGTTAAATATGGAGGAATGGAAAAAACAGCAACAAGGAGGGGAAACATGAGAAAGGCTTTAATGATTATCCTCTCTCTTTTGTTGCTTATCGTGCTGTCATTTGCGCTTTATATATATGTGTACAAACCGCTCGATGATCGGCAAGAGCAATTAAAAACGGAATTACAAACGGAAAAAAAGTTGTTACAAACGTTACAAAGTAAACAAACGCCAGACGAGTTGCGCGTCAGCATCGTGGAATTGCAAAAACGGGTTCCCGTACAACCGTTCGTTGAACAATTTTTATTAGAAATCGAAAAAGCGGAAGCGGTATCAAATAGCATCGTGCTGTCGCTTTCATTTCAAGAGGGCGAACAAATCGAAGGAGCTCCAACACCTATTCAAAAATTGACGGTCAGCATGTCTGTTCGTTCTCCTTCGTACTTTGCACTTGAACAATTCATCGACGTACTAGAGCGATCGAAGCGCATCGTTTCTGTTGATTCATTATCGTTTACCGGATATGAAGAATGGACGACAGTGATGGATGAAGTGCCAGAGCTGTCTTATTCCCTTACGGTTTCAACGTTTTACGCACCAGAATTGCGTCAATGGATTGAGCAATTGCCACCGCTTGACTTACCACAACCGAGTGAAAAGCGAAATCCATTCCCTTCACTAACGGATCAATAAGGGGTCGGTCGGATGCAAGATGAGCGTGGAATGACGTTAATCGAACTGTTAGCTGTCGTTGTGATTTTGAGTATTTTAATGATGATTGCGACCATTTCTGTCATTGAGGTAATAAAAAAGTCGCGCGATCAAGCGTTTGTTGCGACCGCGTATTCGCTCTATGAAGCGGCACGTCTTCATGTCGGCGCACAAAAGGTAGAGTTTTTAACGCCGAATCAAAGCGAAACATTGACGTACAAACAATTAGTCGATGATGGGGTGTTTGAACCGATCATTGATCCGTATACGTCAAAGCGTTTGCAGCCGAGCGATGATTCGTACGTCATTGTGACAAAACAAAGCGACGGTACGATCACATATGCCGTTTGTTTAAAAGGGGAAACGAAGCAAATTTGTAAACAAAACGGCGTGCCTGTCGATCAATTGTCGGTACGTGACATTCAAGATCGACAAGACAAGTAGTGCGAAATTTGACGAAAACCTTCCGCAACGAGACGACAAATGTCTCGTTTTTTTTTTCTTTTTTTGTGTTACGATGGGCGAAGAATGACAGCGGGAGGGGAAAAAGATGGACAAGCCAGCGAAAAAAGCGATTATTATTAAAGTGAATGGCAAAGAACAACCGTACACGACTGCGATGAGCGCGTTACCGCAATGGTCAAGTGAGCAAAATGAGGAACAAAGCGAAGAACAACATGATTTCATTGAATGGGATAAACAATATAAAACAAAACGATCACCTTGGCGTTCGTTTGCGCTTGCGATTGCTTTAGCTATCGTTCTTGGGACAAGCTTCGGGTTATTTGTGTTAACGATCATTCCGACAACAGAAAGTAAACCGGCATCGACAGCAACGTTACAACAAGAGCTTTCGAGTGCACAAATGACGGAGGAGGTTTTTGTCGTTCAAGGAGGAGCGTTTCAAGACGACGAAGCAGCGAATGTATATGTACAAAAAATAAAGGCACAACAACGTCCGAGTGTCATGATTGGAAAACAGCCTGTTTATGTATTTTTAGGCATGGCATTGACAAAAGAGGAGGCAAAGCAAATCGCAAGTTTATACGAATCGCTCGGCATTGACACATATGTGAAAGCATGGAATGTATCCATCGACGAAAAAGAAAGTGAACCTTTTGTGATGGCCGTGTCCGCTATTAGTCGATTATTAAATGGACAGCAACTTCAAAATGAACAATGGAAACAGCTACAATCGTATTCACCTCACAATGAGCAAGTGAAAAAAGCATATGAAGCGCTTTTTACTTTTCGTCAATCAAATGACCAAAAGCAATTATGGAAAGCTCAACAACATATATTACACGTTTTACAATAAGAAGCGATTTGCTTCTTTTTTTTTCTTTGTCGAACTGTTGTATATTGTGTATAAATTTGGTACGATACAAGTGTATCTTCCTTGAAACAAACGCTCATGACAGAAAGGTGATGACGATGCAACTTGTGTTAGCTTCTAGTTCTCCTCGTCGAAAACAACTTCTTCGTATGCTTGGACTTCCGTTTGACATCCTCGTTAGCGATGTCGATGAATCATTCGATGACGACCTATCCCCAAGTGAAATTGTGCAGCAGCTCGCGTATAAAAAAGCGTATGCGGTATGGCAACAAGCAAGCGATGCGTGCGTCATCGGTGCAGATACGATTGTCGTATGTGAAGGAGATGTGCTTGGAAAGCCAGCGAGCGAACAAGACGCCTTTCGCATGTTAAAACGTTTATCAGGGACGACGCATGAAGTATGGACAGGTGTAGCGATTTGCACGAAAAAAGAATGCGTCACATTTGCTGAGAAGACGGATGTCACATTTTGGCCGCTCACAGATGAAGACATTTGGGCATATATTGCGACGAAAGAGCCGCTTGATAAAGCGGGGGCATATGGCATTCAACAACGCGGGGCACTTTTCGTTCAAAAAGTGAATGGGGATTATTTTTCCGTTGTTGGCTTGCCGATCGCTAGGCTTGCCCGCGAATTAAAAAAATTCGGATTTTACCCATTTCGTTAAAAAACGGTTAAAATAGAGGGGGGAACGTATGCTTATTCGTCATGTTCCGCCCGATGACCGTCCGCGTGAACGCTTGCTTTCTGAAGGACCGCAAAGCTTATCAAATCAAGAACTGTTAGCGATATTGCTTCGCACGGGGACAAAGCAATATTCTGTTCTCACACTTGCACAACATTTACTCACCCATTTCGAAGGACTTCGTCAGCTAAAAGATGCGACTATCGAAGAAATGACAAGCATTAAAGGAATTGGAAAAACAAAAGCTATTCAAATTATTGCAGCGCTTGAACTCGGTCGGCGCGTACACCAAATGCAATATGACGATCGTTACGTCATTCGCTCTCCAGAAGATGGTGCGCGATACGTCATGGAAGATATGCGTTTTTTAAGTCAAGAACATTTCGTTGTGTTATATTTAAATACGAAAAATCAAGTGATGCATAAAAAGACGGTATTTATTGGCAGTTTAAATGCGTCGATTGTTCATCCGCGCGAAGTATATAAGGAAGCCATTAAACGTTCAGCTGCTTCGATTATTTGCATTCATAATCATCCGTCAGGAGATCCGACACCGAGCCGCGAAGATATTGAAGTGACACGCAGGCTCGTGGAATGTGGTCGTCTCGTCGGTATTGAGCTACTCGACCATTTAATCATTGGTGATAAAACGTATGTTAGCTTAAAAGAAAAAGGATATGTGTAAATCATTCTCTTTTTATCACAATTGCGTTATAATAAATTGTCATGAGTTTTTGAAAGCATTTTGTTTCAGAAAGGAAGATACGAACATGTTTGGCATTGGATCAAAAGATCTCGGAATAGATTTAGGTACGGCGAATACGCTTGTTTATGTGAAAGGAAAAGGAATTGTGTTGCGCGAGCCTTCTGTCGTTGCGCTACAAAAAGATACGAAGCAAATTGTTGCGGTCGGTAATGAAGCAAAACAAATGATCGGGCGCACGCCAGGAAACGTAGTTGCGCTTCGTCCGATGAAAGATGGAGTAATCGCTGATTATGAAACGACAGCTATTATGATGAAGTATTACATTAAGCAAGCGACGAAAAACAGCGGATTGTTTGCTGGAAAGCCATATGTTATGGTTTGCGTTCCATCGGGGATCACCGCAGTAGAAGAGCGTGCCGTGATTGATGCGACGAGACAAGCTGGGGCTCGCGATGCTTACACAATTGAAGAACCGTTTGCCGCGGCAATCGGTGCGAACTTACCTGTATGGGAGCCGACAGGAAGCATGGTCGTCGATATTGGGGGTGGCACAACGGAAGTCGCTGTCATTTCTTTAGGTGGCATTGTAACGAGTCAATCCATCCGTGTCGCTGGCGATGAAATGGATGAGGCAATTATCCAGTATATTCGCAAGACGTACAATTTAATGATCGGGGAGCGCACAGCGGAAGCGATTAAAGTCGAAATTGGCTCAGCAGGCAATCCGGAAGGAATCGGAAGCATGGAAATTCGCGGTCGAGATTTATTAACAGGCTTGCCAAAAACGATTGAAATTCATGCGGAAGAAATTGCAGAAGCATTGCGTGATACAGTATATGCCATCGTTGATTCCGTGAAAAATACGCTTGAAAAAACGCCGCCGGAGCTTGCAGCGGACATTATGGATCGCGGAATCGTTTTAACTGGTGGAGGAGCGTTGTTGCGCAACTTAGATAAAGTCATTAGCCAAGAAACGAACATGCCGGTCATCATTGCTGAAAATCCGCTCGACTGCGTCGCGATTGGCACAGGAAAAGCGCTTGATCATATTCATTTATTTAAAAATAAAGCGCGAGACCATCGCTAATGCGTAAGAAGGTGTTTTTATGCCGAAGTTTTTCTTAAATAAACGGCTCATCATATTGCTTGTCAGTATCATGCTTCTCGTCGCCTTGATCGGTTTTTCATTGAAAGAGCGAAACGAATTAAGCTGGATGGAAAAGTTTGTGAAAGACACTGTTGTTTTTATGCAATCGATCGTGCACAAGCCCGCACAGTTTGTTGCGGGCTTCTTTGAAAATGTGAGTGATTTGCGCCATACATACGAGGAAAACAAACGTTTAAAAGAGCATTTAGAACAATACGTTCTTTTGCAATCAGAAGTGGAGTTGCTAAAAAAAGAAAACGAACGTTTGCGTGAGCTTTTGAATAAAAAAGAAAGTTTACGTGACTTCGTTGCTATTCAGGCGACAGTCATTGGGCGCAACCCAGATCGTTGGGAAGAGACGTTAATTGTCAATAAAGGATCACAGCACGGTGTGGAAAAAAATATGGCGGTTATTACACCACAAGGACTAATCGGAAAAGTGCGGAGCGTATCGCCATTTAGCGCCACGGTGCAACTGCTAAGCGCAAAAGATCGGCAAAATCGCATTTCAGCGTTCATTCAAGGGGATGAAAACGTATTCGGCTTAATTGAGGGGTATGATGAAGAGCGGGAAGCATTGTTGCTTAAGCGCATTCCGTATGATGCGAAAGTAGAGAAGGGACAGCGTGTGTTTACATCAGGACTTGGTGGGATTTTCCCAAAAGGATTATTTATCGGAGAGATTGAAGAGATCGTTGCAGATGAGTACGGGCTTACACAAATTGCCTACATCAAGCCAGCAGCGAATTTTTATGATATTGAAGATGTCATTATTGTGAAAAGAAAAATTGATATGGTGCAAGAGGAGGAAGAGCAATGAATCGCTTCTTTCTTTCTTCTCTTGTGACCGTTGTGTTTTTATTTGAAAGCATCATTGTCCAATTGCTTTCCTACCCGCTATTTGATGTTTATTTGCTTGTTCCGCGTATGTTACTCGTTTTTATCGTGTTTATTACGATTTTTATTGGACAAACAGAAGGAATGACGTACGGATTCATCTTCGGTCTATTATACGATGTAGCATATACGGAACTGTTAGGTGCTTATGCCTTTGCCTTTTCGCTCATCGCTTATTTAATTGCAAAGGCGATGAACGTTTTTCATAAAAATGCATGGACGGCTTCTTTTTTTGCCATTGTGGCGATTGCATGTGTCGAATGGTACGCATACGCCATCCAACTTGTTATCGGTGGAACAACCATGTCTGTCCAAACGTTTTTACAAGCACGTTTTTTGCCAACGCTGTTTATTCATACAATTGTCATTTTAGTGATCGCTTATCCGTTAAAACAAACGTTGTTAAAGTGGCATAAGAAACAGGACGAATCGTCGCGAGTGTGAAGGAATACAAAAAAACGCGGAGAACTATTCATTGAGGTGAAAGTCGTGGCTGGCAAGGAGAAAAGAGCATATGTGTCGATGAAAGGAACGAAAGAAGGACTGATGTTGTATCTCGACGATACGTGCGCCTATGACGAATTGTTAAAGCAAGTGGACGAATTGTTGACGACAACAACTCGCGACGAAGAAGGTCCGCTTGTTTCGGTGCATGTACATGTTGGCAACAGATATTTGACGCGTGAGCAAGAAGAACGATTGCGCGATGTCATTCGAATGAAAAAAAACTTAATCGTCCACTCGATTGTAAGCAACGTAATGACGAAACAAGAGGCGTTAGAATGGAAGAAGAAAAATGAAATTGTATCTGTTGCGAAAATTATTCGTTCTGGGCAAGTGCTACATGTCGATGGAGATTTACTGTTAATAGGTGATGTGAATCCTGGCGGAACTGTTATTGCCACAGGAAACATTTTTGTATTAGGGGCGTTACGCGGCATTGCTCATGCGGGATATGATGGCAATCGTCAAGCGATTATTGCTGCGTCAGTTATGAAGCCGACACAGTTGCGCATTAGTGATGTGATGAATCGAGCACCAGACTATCGTGCTGATGAAGGAAATGAAATGGAGTGCGCCTATATTGATGAACACGATCAAATTGTTGTCGATCGCCTGCAACTATTGATGCATTTACGACCGAATTTAACCCGATTAGAAAGGAGCATTTGACAGTGGGAGAAGCGATTGTTATTACTTCTGGTAAAGGCGGCGTTGGCAAAACAACAACGACAGCCAATCTCGGCACGGCGCTCGCCTTGCTAGGAAAGCGCGTCTGTCTCGTTGATACCGATATCGGGCTACGCAATCTCGATGTCATCATGGGGTTAGAAAATCGTATCATCTATGATCTTGTCGACGTTGTTGAAGGACGTTGCACGATTCAAAAAGCGCTCGTCAAAGATAAACGGTTTGAGGATCGCCTTTATTTATTGCCAGCTGCTCAAACGAGCGACAAGTCTGCTGTGACGCCGAAACAAATGAAACAGCTCATTGACGATTTAAGACAAGATTACGATTATATTTTAATTGATTGCCCAGCAGGTATTGAACAAGGATATAAAAATGCTGTCGCAGGAGCGGATGAAGCGATCGTTGTGACGACGCCAGATATTTCAGCGGTTCGCGATGCCGACCGAATTATCGGTTTGCTTGAAAAAGAAGAGCATATGAGACGACCACGTTTAATTATTAACCGCATTCGCAGCCATATGTTGAAAAATCATGATATGTTAGATATTGATGAAATTGTCATGCACTTATCGATTGATTTACTCGGCATTATCGTTGATGACGAACATGTGATTAAAGCATCAAACAATGGCGAGCCGATCGTTCTCGATCCGAATAGTAAAGCGTCCCTGGCGTATCGCAACATCGCCCGTCGCCTTCTCGGTGAATCGGTTCCGCTTATGTCGCTTGATGATGAAGAACAAAAAGGCTTTTTCTCGAAAATTAAAAAACTGTTTAGCGCTCGTTAGCACTTCCGATTGGAGGTGCTTTTTTCATTCATATGTTCCCGACCTCCCCCATACATATAATACAAATAGGACGAGAGGGGTGGGAGTGTGAGCGATCGAATTGAACATATTCGAAAACGAATCGCCAAGCGAAAAAAGGAGCGTGAACGTTACGTTCAAACGATGTTGACGAATTGGGGCGAGGATGAAAAATACGGGAATCCGACTGTTGTGACGTATGATGGCGATCGGGAGCCGCCGGTGTTTCGTAAAGATATATTTTTATTGAAAAGTTTTTTGGCGGCGATGTTATTTTTTAGCGTTGCCATTTTGTTTCAATATGATTCTCCGAAAATAGAAGGGGCACGCACATTCGTCAAACAAGTGATGGAAAAAGATTTTCAATTTGCGACCGTTGCGCAATGGTATGAAAACACATTCGGAAAGCCGCTTGCATTTTTTCAAACAAAAAAACAACAAGAGACAACCGCTTCAGCGTATGCCTTCCCTGCTTCAGCACGTGTTGTAGAAACATTCGAACATAATGGACAAGGCGTTGTTATTGAAACTAATCAAGCCATTAAAGCAGTCGAAGAAGGGATTGTCGTGTTCGCCGGTGTGAAAGAACCGTATGGAAAAACGGTCATTATTCAACATGCAGACGGAAGTGAAACGTGGTATGGAAAATTATCAGCTATTTCTGTAAAGTTATATGATTTTATTGAAGCGGGAAAAGAAGTAGGGAAGGCGGGAGCGAATAATCAGAAAGGTGTATTTTATTTTGCTATTAAACAAGGGGATCGTTTTATTGACCCGGTTCAGGTGATTTCCTTTGAATAAATGGCTCTCTACGTTTATGAACATTCACATCCATCCGATGCTTTGGTTCATTGCGCTCATTGCGATTATGACTGCGCAATTTCAAACGCTCCTCTTACTATTTTGGATTGTGCTTTGGCATGAGCTTGGGCATGTTGTCGCGGCACATCTTTTTTCGTGGCGTGTGAAACGCATCCTGCTTTTGCCATTTGGGGGGGTGGCTGAAATGGATGAGCACGGGAACCGCCCGTTCCATGAAGAATTTATCGTTACAATCGCAGGTCCATTTCAGCATATTGTTATTTTTTTTATTGCGTACATTGCTCATTATGTGAATATTTTATCAGATGAGTGGTACAAGCAATTGCTTGAGTATAATTTATCCATTTTACTCATCAATTTATTACCGATTTGGCCGCTCGATGGAGGAAAGTTATTGTTCCTTTACCGTACAATGCGTACATCGTTTCGAAGGGCGCATGAACAAGCGCTTTATGCGTCGATCTTTTTTTTAAGCGTATGTTTTATCTGTTTATTGACGATGGCGCCGATGCAAATCAATTTATGGATCATTGTTTGTTTTTTAGCACATGCCATTTGGTTTGAATGGAAGCAACGAACGTATGTATGGATCCGTTTTTTGCTTGAACGTTACTATGGAAAACGAATAGAATATCGAGCGTTAAAACGTCTTGTCGTGGATGCAAATGATCCTTTATTTCGCGTCCTTCTTCTATTTCATCGAGGGAAAAAACATGCGATTATTGTAAAGAAAAATCAAATGGAAATGGAGCTCGATGAAAACGAATTGCTGTATGCATATTTTCATGAAAAACGAACGAATGAACCGATCGGCCATTTACTTTATACGTATTGACAATTGTTTTCTTTTTATGCTATCATCTTCTATGTTGTGTAGCACCCGTGCTACAACCGCTCAGCTAAGGCTATTTAAGCGTTCGCTTGAACCGCCTCGCAGCTGGCGAGTCTGAGTCTAATTTAGGAGGTGCAAATATGTACGCGATTATTGAAACTGGTGGAAAACAAATTAAAGTACAAGAAGGTCAAGCCATTTACATCGAGAAAATCGATGCAGCAGAAGGCGAAACAGTAACATTTGACAAAGTGTTATTTGTAGGTGGCGAAAACGTAAAAGTTGGCAACCCTACAGTCGCTGGTGCAACAGTAACGGCGAAAGTTGAAAAACATGGTCGTCAAAAGAAGATCATCGTTTTCAAATATAAGCCAAAGAAAAACTATCGTCGTAAACAAGGTCATCGCCAACCATACACAAAAGTTGTCATCGAAAAAATTAACGCATAAGGCATGAGCGATGATTCGTATAACGATTAATCGAACGGCAGAAGGAACGATCCGTTCCTTTACCATTAGCGGACACGCTCAGTTTGCGAAGCGTGGGCAAGACATTGTATGTGCTGGTGTATCCGCTATCTCGTTTGGTGCGGTCAATGCAATCATTGCCTTGACGAATGTGAAACCGATCATTCAACAAGGAAAGGACGGCTATCTTCATTGTGAACTTCCGACAATTGAAGATGCGAAAGTGTTAGCCGACGTGCAACTTCTTCTTGAAGGAATGATCGTGTCGCTCCAAACGATTGAGCGTGATTACGGAAAATACGTCAACATAACGACGAAAACGTTGTAGGAGGTGACACGACATGTTGCGTTTAGATCTTCAGTTTTTCGCATCGAAAAAAGGGGTAGGTTCAACAAAGAACGGTCGTGATTCGATCGCAAAACGTCTTGGCGCGAAGCGTGCAGACGGTCAATTCGTTACAGGCGGTTCTATTCTTTACCGTCAACGCGGAACAAAAATTTACCCAGGATTGAACGTAGGCCGCGGTGGCGATGACACACTTTATGCGAAAGTTGATGGCATCGTTCGTTTCGAGCGCATGGGTCGCGATCGTAAAAAAGTGAGTGTTTATCCTGTCGTGAAAGAAGCATAAAGAAGTGGAAAACTCTAACCGACTTGGTTAGGGTTTTCTTTTTGTTGGCGTATGTTATAATTATACTCAAAATGTTTATGGGAGAATGAATGATGGAGAAGCGGTGGACAATTGTAGAAGCGTTGCGTCATTCCAGGCACGACTGGCTCAATAAAGTTCAGC comes from Anoxybacillus flavithermus and encodes:
- the rpmA gene encoding 50S ribosomal protein L27, whose translation is MLRLDLQFFASKKGVGSTKNGRDSIAKRLGAKRADGQFVTGGSILYRQRGTKIYPGLNVGRGGDDTLYAKVDGIVRFERMGRDRKKVSVYPVVKEA
- a CDS encoding ribosomal-processing cysteine protease Prp, translated to MIRITINRTAEGTIRSFTISGHAQFAKRGQDIVCAGVSAISFGAVNAIIALTNVKPIIQQGKDGYLHCELPTIEDAKVLADVQLLLEGMIVSLQTIERDYGKYVNITTKTL
- a CDS encoding M50 family metallopeptidase, with the translated sequence MNKWLSTFMNIHIHPMLWFIALIAIMTAQFQTLLLLFWIVLWHELGHVVAAHLFSWRVKRILLLPFGGVAEMDEHGNRPFHEEFIVTIAGPFQHIVIFFIAYIAHYVNILSDEWYKQLLEYNLSILLINLLPIWPLDGGKLLFLYRTMRTSFRRAHEQALYASIFFLSVCFICLLTMAPMQINLWIIVCFLAHAIWFEWKQRTYVWIRFLLERYYGKRIEYRALKRLVVDANDPLFRVLLLFHRGKKHAIIVKKNQMEMELDENELLYAYFHEKRTNEPIGHLLYTY
- the rplU gene encoding 50S ribosomal protein L21, coding for MYAIIETGGKQIKVQEGQAIYIEKIDAAEGETVTFDKVLFVGGENVKVGNPTVAGATVTAKVEKHGRQKKIIVFKYKPKKNYRRKQGHRQPYTKVVIEKINA
- a CDS encoding M23 family metallopeptidase, translating into MSDRIEHIRKRIAKRKKERERYVQTMLTNWGEDEKYGNPTVVTYDGDREPPVFRKDIFLLKSFLAAMLFFSVAILFQYDSPKIEGARTFVKQVMEKDFQFATVAQWYENTFGKPLAFFQTKKQQETTASAYAFPASARVVETFEHNGQGVVIETNQAIKAVEEGIVVFAGVKEPYGKTVIIQHADGSETWYGKLSAISVKLYDFIEAGKEVGKAGANNQKGVFYFAIKQGDRFIDPVQVISFE
- the minC gene encoding septum site-determining protein MinC; amino-acid sequence: MKVVAGKEKRAYVSMKGTKEGLMLYLDDTCAYDELLKQVDELLTTTTRDEEGPLVSVHVHVGNRYLTREQEERLRDVIRMKKNLIVHSIVSNVMTKQEALEWKKKNEIVSVAKIIRSGQVLHVDGDLLLIGDVNPGGTVIATGNIFVLGALRGIAHAGYDGNRQAIIAASVMKPTQLRISDVMNRAPDYRADEGNEMECAYIDEHDQIVVDRLQLLMHLRPNLTRLERSI
- the minD gene encoding septum site-determining protein MinD; its protein translation is MGEAIVITSGKGGVGKTTTTANLGTALALLGKRVCLVDTDIGLRNLDVIMGLENRIIYDLVDVVEGRCTIQKALVKDKRFEDRLYLLPAAQTSDKSAVTPKQMKQLIDDLRQDYDYILIDCPAGIEQGYKNAVAGADEAIVVTTPDISAVRDADRIIGLLEKEEHMRRPRLIINRIRSHMLKNHDMLDIDEIVMHLSIDLLGIIVDDEHVIKASNNGEPIVLDPNSKASLAYRNIARRLLGESVPLMSLDDEEQKGFFSKIKKLFSAR